AGAGGATCGATGAATTTATGCTACGAAGTTGTATTTTAGAAAACtgttttgtgcgtacctagtgaacACTATGCcacctggggcgaggatctggtgttggcattgagGCCGgtagaaataatccctagcgaaaggctgagggacacggagacaggcattgggccgggagggagATATCTCTGGCTATAGGCACAGAAACTGAGGTGCAGCACAACTTATGTTATGCTTCCtgatatgatttctgagattgGTTTGCAAATAGATATATGAATtgtttttatggcatgctacAGGTTTTGAGaaacctattacttattattttgtagttttcATCATATTAAACtatgggggttagtatgttcataactgttttcgtattatatatgtatataaacttagtctactcacccttgttttgcgcccccattcaagTCTTAGGAACGAGGCATAGAATCCCGATatcaaggcacttccgcagcagcatcttcggatcctctcgatgtaggactcactcctttattcattcaattttatcttaattctttttagtgattaggtttagttgtatgctctgaacacgttcctatattgttaattcattgtatttaaattcataacccttatttattttttattcttagcttttgtatcaattaatggctttcgtcaccctcaggtgttggccagcacatgtatatcctggtattcggggaatatcagggtcgagGCATGTcattgtacacgtgttcttgtctcgttcgtttcaggaaatttttgtgtttacaataactttgttcaatctttcagGATCTTAGCAACATGTCTTTTGTTTCATGACTTCTCAACAAAAGATGTGGCATCCACAATATTTGTGATGTTAATTTTGAATCATGTCTCTATTTTagattgtgagagagagagagagcatgatTTAAGCGGGAACTATCTCAGACAATTTTCCTATCTAGCAAATGGTTAAGACAGAAAAATCAATCTTCGATATAGAAAACATCCTGAGCTTATAAAAACCACCAAATCAATCTTCGATACAGaaaaatcaatcttagaaaaatTAATCTTTGATATAGAAAACATCCTATCTAGCAAATGCTTTTTTATGTGCTTGTTTGCAACACGGCATATTTATTGCTTTCCAGGGTTTAAATGGCTGTCAagcaaaatgaaaaagaagttAAAGACTTCCAACAATGGAGAGCATACCAACATCTTATGTGATCAAGGGCAACACTATAAAAGCATGCAGGAATTAGAGAGATGAGATTGGTGGTTAGTGGCATATTTTGATTAGCATTACCTCCAAGATAAGTCGACATCTCTGATCATATGGGAATCTGCAACGCATGGATTTCCTGTAGATATCTTTTGAATCATCATAGTCATTATCAAAAAGGTAAACATGATCACATGTTTCAGGACAACATACAAAACACGCGTATACACACCTCAATTGCAAACTCTGCAATGAaaaggaccaaaataaaataaaaactttagttaaactaaaacaattacaaaatgcaaaattcagttctttcttttttcttgtgtcaaaattaaattataataacaAACCTTCATAAATGCATCAATTTCTGCATCCGGCCTTATGTTCCTTTCCCTCTCTAACCGTACTAAACCATTCATGTATGCCATTGCTACAGaataaaatttaacaaaagtCCATACCCTCTGTCACTTTCTGAACTGCCCTCAACCTAGTCTGATTGAGACCGACAGAACAACCCTCCTAAGCGCGAATTACATAAATGCCCACAACTTGTGGCCGTTGGATATGGAATCAAGCAGAGAAAATGGTAATTTCACTACCCCACTCCCATTCTGGAATCAAAGATCCGCACcaaatctctccctctctctctctctctctctctctctgtgcaagCGACATGGCTAACCCCCTCTGTCTGCTCCAGAATTCCCTACCCATCGATCCGAGTCCGTCCAAAATTAAGATGACAAAAGTGCCCTGCAGTCCTTCAATCTCAGCCGCGTGACCCTAACCCTAGATAGATATTTCCGTCATTTTAGCACCCTAAGGGCCAGCCTTATGAAGAATCTAGGAAAGCCCATCAAACACATGATGGGCGGCCCAAAACAAAGTAACCCAACCCCCAAAACACACTAATCCACCCAACCCCAGTTTGATGGAATGGCGTAAATAAAGTAAAATCAAGTGGCAAACAATTGACTGTAGCTAAGCTACAGTCAATTCACTCCTCAACTTTAGAATAGATAATGTCTATGTGTAGAATGTCGACTACTAGTTTTATATTAATGTCTTCATGTGTTTTGTTAATGCTTTTAtgtagaaaattttgaattgtaaaaACCGTAGCTCATATTCATTCATCGACAGCGTATAAATAAATTGGATTACAAAGAGTCCTACTAGGGAACCAGGATTCTCTCCTGAGCATTCCCTAGGGATCCTAAGGATCCCGCAATCATGTCCATTCATCgtgtatcgtgcggtcagaaatcatttaaaatttaaatatgaatagtacctaacaaaaactgaccgcacgatataaatgaacggacaagattgcgggatccctaggGAAATGCTCAGGAGAGAATCCTGGTTCCCTACTAGGATACAAAGTAGTCCCATCTATATCTCAAATAAAAGATGACATAAATCAACATGATTTGGTTTGTTTATAGAGGGCGGATTGGATTGGGACAAGGTCTTTGTTTAACATTTTATGTATCGAGACAAGAAATTGAGAGTTTTtatcttcctctttttttcttttctagacATATAAATGGCGTCCATTGAAAGTTTGTGATTGTGGGGCAATCAGACTTTAAGTGTGACTAGGGATGGCAAATTAACCCATCAAATTTAAATCCGATCCCCGCATGTAACCGATCCAAATGGTTCGGTTTTGGGTATAAAATTTCAGGTATTTTACGGGTATGGGTAACCGTCGAGTAAATTTTTCGGTTTCGGGTTCGGTTATGGTTATTGGGGTATCCGCCCCAAACCCATACCCGAAACCGAACCATTTcatctacaaataaaaaatatataaatatttattatatgaAAATGGGTTGTTAATAATCATGAATtattaaatatgaaattaattatttactaTTATATCATTAATAATAGGAATTATATGCTTATAATTTTTAAGAGTGTAAATGTTTTCTTAGtaatataaatttttaatattactTATTAGATGCATTGTATCAATTCAATTGTATTAATAATagcaatttttttaaattttttttaatattcttcatttatttaataatataaataaatatataaatatcgtAATGGGGAAAACCGTTCCCCAATAAAAAATCCATCACCCACGGGTTCGGTTATGGGGAAAACCTATTCAGGGATTTTACGAGTTCGGGTTTGGGGAAAATAAGCGGGTTCAGGTTTGGGGATGGCACATCCGAACCCAATCCGCGCCGTTGCCATCCCTAAGTGTGACTTGAACACCttgaatctcaaaatttaaagtaCTGAAAACTATTTTCATGTCCATGCACTTTTATGCTGATGGTTACTTTGTATCTAAGTAGGGAATGTTTATTTGATTTGTCATTTTACCGATTGCTTAAACTTTGATCACTTATCTTGTACAAATAAATCTGATTTATTTACAATTGCACCATGGAGGTCACTTTATAGAAGCCTGTAATGGGACAATGACTTAAGTTGGTGGTCATCTTGCTTGATTTGACAATATGAACTGTGATCTAATGTCCAGGTACTATTACACATTGCCAAATGACACAACTTACAAGCCTATGGTTGCTGATAGTGATTTTTGGACTTTAGCTACTGTATTGCCCCAAAATAGAGTGGTACTTGTGTACATTGTTGATGATGACCAACTGATGAATTCATCCCCAAACATTGAAATTCAAGCTTCAGTAGACTCTTTTGACATTCCTCACATGTTAGCCCCAAACACTGAAATTCAAGCTTCAACAAACTCTTTTGACATTCCTCACATGTATGATCCTTTTGGCATATTTGAGGGATTTTTGGAGCAAGCTTATGAAGGAGATCGGGAACAAGACAATCTTGTTGAGGTAGGTATACATAACATGGAAAATGAAGAGAGCGATGGCGATGGCAATTCGGAAGATTCAGATTATCAAGACTCAGACTATGAACAAAGTGATGTCGATGACAACTTATTTGACAACAATGTAGAGAAAACTAAAGGGACAAATACCATTGGAAAATGCAATGGAAATAGGTAAGCATCACGTAATACTGACCCCTTCCTTGATTTAGGATTTGGAGATGTTGAAACAGACTACGAAGATTCTGATGGCTTAGAAGTGGTTCTAGCTCATCATCTGAAGGTGAACAACCAGTGAAGCGGAAAAGTAAGAAGAAAATGTCCAAACTCATTCCTTTTAGAAGTGATTTGGATATCAAGAACCCACAATTTAGAACTGGAATGATATTTGCCAATAGAAAGGAGTTCAGACAAGCAGTGACATATTATGGTTGTGTGAATGGAAGACAAATAAGATTCCCAATAAGAGAGCGTTAtaaagttcaagtgtacataaTGCATTCACATTTCAATTGTCAAAAGGCATCACAATAATCCTCGATTGAAGATATTAAAAATCAGAACTTCTTCTCCaagttttcattcaatttttttcacttGTCCATAGGAATTTTATTCAAAGATTGATCAAATAAAGACAATAGCATGCCAAAGATTAAAAACCCTCATTTCAAACTTTGCTAATGCATAGCTCTGTTGGGTTTTCTTCTCCAGAGACCAGACTGAGAGAGGAGTCAAGTTCTCTAGTGCACCATCAATCTCCCGTTCGAGAAACCATGACCACCTCACTCGCCACTCCCTAAAGGCACCACCTTGCCACCATTCTCATGTCTCACTCCCTCTCTACCACTCTCCCCATTTccctcacctctctctctcgataCTGTGCTCGCTGCACAGAAATAGCAAGGCGACCACCGTCGACATTTTTCACGGAGAACTACGCCACCATGAAACCACCACCATTAATCTTGCCACCTACACAACTTTTACCATCCCCGAACCCACCCTCTGAAAACTGCCCTCATCCCTTCTAATTTCAATTCTTGCATTTCTTGTACGGTATCCATTTCTTGCACACTCAAATGTCTATATGCCAATTGAGAATAACAATATAAATCCCACACCCACCCCTTTTTCCCCACTtgaaaaattcaccaaaaaaccACATTAACCATAATAGTTTAAGAATCCGGACCCCAAATTTcaatctaattaattaaattacagaggATTTTATCTACCTCGTGAAAACAAATATGTTCAGTTAAAGAAATTCCCTAATCACTGCATCTTAAACTACTTCTTAACTATGTCAGCCGTACCAATCTAATAAAAAATCCATGTTCAATCGATTCTCATTAATTCCAACTCCAGGTATTTCAGCATCTAGATTATagaaaa
Above is a window of Malus sylvestris chromosome 15, drMalSylv7.2, whole genome shotgun sequence DNA encoding:
- the LOC126605556 gene encoding histone-lysine N-methyltransferase SUVR5-like, with amino-acid sequence MAYMNGLVRLERERNIRPDAEIDAFMKSLQLRCVYACFVCCPETCDHVYLFDNDYDDSKDIYRKSMRCRFPYDQRCRLILEPFKPWKAINMPCCKQAHKKAFAR